One genomic region from Xyrauchen texanus isolate HMW12.3.18 chromosome 16, RBS_HiC_50CHRs, whole genome shotgun sequence encodes:
- the LOC127657302 gene encoding type-1 angiotensin II receptor A → MSAINRSAYWVWTKNCSYSHDFAIPLVPYMDCPSNRKYASHFIPLVFYILSFLGTIGNLWSLWVCLRPSQPWSIGSIGVLNLALCDLTYLASMGPWAFYISSDYNWKIGHSLCIMVKILYFVGLTSSTMFICAISTDRFLAIIFPLESRMIRTPRNSALVSLLLWTITALLVYFSYPNILYWVRKDGIHVCGAMVISRFRTTEASYNLLSYYSIQVTVPLLLLIPSYVKIIARMKQSRQQWGAGNMQGLDKTICLIAVFIANFLVCWVPGQLLHIIACIIFFNLYDCKNTCWVAWVVNLLAEASELLYCLNACLDPLIFHMQQGHGELLHKVVLANWCRKLCKKPDLGGPSVEPVSVVQINGSFKTKKQEIIKIVN, encoded by the coding sequence ATGTCAGCCATAAACCGCAGTGCTTACTGGGTTTGGACAAAGAACTGCAGCTACTCCCACGATTTTGCTATTCCTTTGGTTCCCTACATGGACTGTCCCTCCAACCGCAAGTATGCTTCACACTTCATACCGCTTGTCTTTTACATACTGTCCTTTCTTGGAACAATTGGTAATCTCTGGAGCCTGTGGGTTTGCCTACGGCCATCCCAGCCTTGGAGTATCGGATCCATAGGTGTTCTTAACCTTGCTCTGTGCGACCTTACCTATCTGGCCTCTATGGGACCCTGGGCATTCTACATCAGCTCCGACTACAACTGGAAAATAGGTCATTCTCTCTGCATCATGGTGAAAATTCTGTACTTTGTCGGGCTGACGTCCAGTACCATGTTCATCTGCGCCATCAGCACTGACCGATTCCTTGCGATCATCTTCCCTCTTGAGTCCAGAATGATCCGCACACCACGGAACAGTGCATTGGTTTCACTTCTACTATGGACTATTACAGCCCTCCTTGTTTATTTCAGTTATCCTAACATTCTGTACTGGGTCAGGAAGGATGGCATCCATGTATGTGGGGCTATGGTGATCTCCAGGTTCAGAACCACCGAAGCATCGTACAATCTCTTGTCTTACTACTCTATTCAGGTAACTGTCCCACTGCTCCTCCTCATTCCCTCATATGTGAAGATCATTGCCCGGATGAAGCAATCACGACAGCAGTGGGGCGCAGGCAACATGCAAGGCCTGGACAAGACCATCTGTCTAATTGCAGTTTTCATTGCCAATTTCTTGGTGTGTTGGGTTCCAGGGCAGCTGCTTCACATCATTGCCTGTATTATTTTCTTCAATTTGTATGACTGCAAAAACACTTGCTGGGTTGCATGGGTGGTCAACCTACTCGCCGAAGCCTCCGAACTACTGTATTGTCTCAATGCATGTCTGGATCCCTTAATTTTCCACATGCAGCAGGGACATGGTGAGCTGCTTCATAAGGTAGTGTTGGCAAACTGGTGTAGAAAGTTATGTAAGAAACCAGACTTGGGAGGGCCTTCAGTGGAACCTGTCAGTGTGGTCCAAATTAATGGAAGTTTCAAAACAAAGAAAcaggaaataataaaaatagtaaattaG